A window of [Ruminococcus] lactaris ATCC 29176 genomic DNA:
GGTATAAGCTGATGTCAGTACTGATTGCAATATCGGTCTTCATTTCTACGCTTGCAACGAGACAGCATGTATTATGGGATGTGGCAGGAGGCATCGGGGTAGCTGAGCTGACCTGGTTTATCAGCAACCGGACGAATGGCTGGAAGACATATCAGAGACTGAATGAAAAGATATCTGTCGGTATAAGCAGAAGATTAGGACGATAAAATCATGGAAAATAAGAAAAAGATGGCGTTTAATGTGGTATTTCTGATCCTTGTATTCGCCGGTACAATTTATGGAGTCTTCCACGGGGAAGATCTTGGAGAGATTGCGAGGATATTGAAGACCGTGAATCTGCTGTGGCTCATTCCCGGATTTATATGCGTGATCGTATTTATATGGGGAGAATCCATCATTATCTATTATATGATGAGAACTCTTGGAATCAAAAGAAAAAAGTGGACCTGCTTTTTGTTTTCGTCTGTTGGATTTTTCTTTAGTTGTATTACGCCGTCTGCTTCGGGGGGACAGCCTGCACAGATTTATTATATGAAAAAGGAAAAGATCCCGATTCCGGTGTCAACACTGGTGCTTATGATCGTAACGATCACGTATAAGCTGGTGCTGGTTGTCATCGGAGTTGTGGTGACTTTTTTCGGGCAGGGATTTATACATAAATATCTTTATGATGTCAGATACGTTTTTTATCTTGGAACGGGGCTGAACGTTTTCTGCGTGGTGACAATGCTGATCCTTGTGTTTCATCCGGTACTTGCAAGAACAATCCTTGTAAAAGGAATGGCACTTCTTGAGCGGATGCATCTGATGAAAAGGAAGCAGTCCAGGCTTGACAGGCTCAATGCCTCCATGGATCAGTACCGGGAAACGGCAGTGTATCTGAAGAATCATGTAAAAGTGCTGGTAAATGTATTTGGAATTACGTTGTTTCAGAGATTTGCACTTTTTACAGCTACATGGTTTGTATATAAGGCATTTGGATTGTCAGGTCAGAGTGCGTGGCTGATTATTCTGCTTCAGTCAACCATCTCGGTTTCAGTGGATATGTTGCCACTTCCGGGCGGAATGGGAATCAGCGAAAAGCTGTTCCTGGTTATCTTTGCACCAATCTTTGGAACGGGGCTGCTTCTTCCGGGAATGATTTTAA
This region includes:
- a CDS encoding lysylphosphatidylglycerol synthase transmembrane domain-containing protein; translation: MENKKKMAFNVVFLILVFAGTIYGVFHGEDLGEIARILKTVNLLWLIPGFICVIVFIWGESIIIYYMMRTLGIKRKKWTCFLFSSVGFFFSCITPSASGGQPAQIYYMKKEKIPIPVSTLVLMIVTITYKLVLVVIGVVVTFFGQGFIHKYLYDVRYVFYLGTGLNVFCVVTMLILVFHPVLARTILVKGMALLERMHLMKRKQSRLDRLNASMDQYRETAVYLKNHVKVLVNVFGITLFQRFALFTATWFVYKAFGLSGQSAWLIILLQSTISVSVDMLPLPGGMGISEKLFLVIFAPIFGTGLLLPGMILSRGLGYYTELLVSAVLTIVANFTIGKGKKVRENVGNL